Below is a genomic region from Thermoanaerobaculia bacterium.
CATCAGAGCTCGACCCCGGTCGCGAAGAGGTCGTCTCCGCGGACGTCGAGGACGATGCGCGGGAGCCGCCGGGTCGGCGGGCCCGCGATCGGCCGCCCTTCGCTGCACGTGAAGACCCCCTTGTGGCAGGGGCAGGCGAGGGTCCGGTCCTCCGGACGGTAGACGACGGCGCAGGAGAGGTGGGTGCAGACCTGCGAATACGCCTCGAAGCTCCCGTCGGGAGAGCGCACGAGGATGCAGGGGTCTTCGTCGGTCGGGTACCGGAAGAGGAGCGATCCGCCCGGCGGGACGGCCGACGCGGAAGCGATCCGGACGCGGCGGCGCGGGCGCGGCTTCCAGAGCCGGCCCGCGAGCGCG
It encodes:
- a CDS encoding Rieske 2Fe-2S domain-containing protein → MKEREEARPRWREDFPIAWEQDHYVTRRELAKFLTLGSALLAGASALIALAGRLWKPRPRRRVRIASASAVPPGGSLLFRYPTDEDPCILVRSPDGSFEAYSQVCTHLSCAVVYRPEDRTLACPCHKGVFTCSEGRPIAGPPTRRLPRIVLDVRGDDLFATGVEL